The DNA segment CCAATCTGCCGCTGGATCGTTCTACCTTGTCTGAAAAACTTTCCCGCGCCGTGCATACCCACCAGCACATGAACAGCTTTGGTGACGGGTTGTTCTGGTTTGTGCTGGAAGACCTGAATACCGGTAACATCGTTGGTGTGTCCGGAATTGAATCCGCTATCGGCCTCGACCAAGCCTGTTATACCTATCGTGTGGGCACTATTGTGCACGCCTCTACCAACCTGAATATCTATCATCAGTTTCCCACTTTATTTCTGACTAACGACCACAGCGGTTGTAGTGAGCTTTGCTCGTTGTATCTCGATCCCACCTTCCGTCACAGTAAAATCGGAGCGCTCCTTTCCAAAGCACGATTTTTATTTATGGCGCAATATCCCCAGTTATTTGCAGCGAAGGTAATTGCCGAGTTGAGAGGCTATCTGGATGAAACCGGGTCATCGCCTTTTTGGGAAGGGCTGGGCCGGCATTTTTTTGATATGGATTTTTCCCAGGCCGATTATTTAACCGCGGTCAACCGCAAGCAGTTTATAGCGGAGTTAATGCCGCGCTATCCCTTTTACACCAATTTTCTACCGGCAAGCGCCCGTAGTGTCATCGGCAAAGTCCATGCAGACACCCGCCCCGCAAAAAAGCTGCTGGAGCAGGAAGGGTTTCGTTATGAAGGCTGTATCGATATTTTTGATGCCGGGCCCACACTGGAGTGTTATGTGGATAGGGTGCGAGCGATCCGGGACAGCTATCTGGCAACGATGTTACAAATACAGGCTTTGGATGGTTATCCGTTATTGGTGTGCAACCCGGACCGGCTGCAATTCCGCTGTGCCTTATTATGGCCGGGGGAGTCCGGGGTGCACGCGACGTCCACGGAGTCGCTGTGGTCTGAACTTAAACTCAACCAAGAACAAAAAGCCCGCTGTATTTTGTTGAACAGGGATGGAATTTAAAATGAATAATGCTGCCCTCATAAATAATGAATGGTTAGCGGGAGCTGGCGCGGATTTGGTGTCCCTCAATCCGCTAACCGATGCGGTGATTTGGCAGGGGCCGGGGGCAGACCGCGATCAGGTTGCGGCCGCTGTTGAGGCAGCCCGCACAGCGTTCAGCAAATGGCGCAAAACCTCTTTAGCAGATAGGGTCGATATTGTTAACCGTTACACTGAA comes from the Ketobacter sp. MCCC 1A13808 genome and includes:
- the astA gene encoding arginine N-succinyltransferase; protein product: MLVIRLAQAQDLDAIIQLARTSGGGLTNLPLDRSTLSEKLSRAVHTHQHMNSFGDGLFWFVLEDLNTGNIVGVSGIESAIGLDQACYTYRVGTIVHASTNLNIYHQFPTLFLTNDHSGCSELCSLYLDPTFRHSKIGALLSKARFLFMAQYPQLFAAKVIAELRGYLDETGSSPFWEGLGRHFFDMDFSQADYLTAVNRKQFIAELMPRYPFYTNFLPASARSVIGKVHADTRPAKKLLEQEGFRYEGCIDIFDAGPTLECYVDRVRAIRDSYLATMLQIQALDGYPLLVCNPDRLQFRCALLWPGESGVHATSTESLWSELKLNQEQKARCILLNRDGI